The following coding sequences are from one Candidatus Zixiibacteriota bacterium window:
- a CDS encoding PAS domain-containing protein: MRQRRMLWQLFPSFVLVVALAAGGVYLYTRQAYRTAHYHEAVHDLEMRARLAERVITPYLDAHDNDALDSLVVALGRAGRTRFTVVGADGRVLADSEEDPKHMEQHRFRPEIAAALRGEMMASRRYSSTLQRHMLYTAVPVLADDRVVGVVRTAIPEDAAEGGIGTVTGTLAGDVVVGGLLLVLLAAVISRLVARSVVRPIGDLRAGADRFARGEFDYALPAAGHQEIAGLAQAMNEMAAQLHERMEAIGRRRNEQEAILAAMVEGVLAVDTSERILTLNAAAARLLRIRPEEAVGRSVPEVVRNSELHRLVSETLHSGAPVEGTIELAGDDERQLQVHGTTLRDGSGNAAGGVIVLNDITRLRRLENIRTDFVANVSHELRTPVTSIKGFLETLLDGAMDRPEDARRFLEIIKRQADQLNNIIEDLLALSRLEQERDGEGCEVTRRPVGGVLRSAVQSCESRAREKGIALLCEGDLDLVAPINPSLLEQALVNLLSNAITYGPAGSTVRAGARRSVEGVELFVADEGPGIEPRYHERIFERFYRIDKARSRDQGGTGLGLAIVKHIARAHKGRVTVRSAVGQGSTFSIHLPHSA, from the coding sequence ATGCGGCAGCGGCGGATGTTGTGGCAGTTGTTCCCCTCGTTTGTACTGGTCGTGGCGCTGGCGGCGGGGGGCGTCTACCTCTACACGCGGCAGGCTTACCGGACCGCCCATTACCATGAAGCCGTCCACGATCTGGAGATGCGGGCGCGGCTGGCGGAGAGGGTCATCACCCCCTACCTGGATGCGCACGACAACGATGCTCTCGATTCGCTCGTGGTCGCGCTCGGCCGCGCCGGCCGGACGCGGTTCACGGTCGTGGGGGCCGACGGCCGCGTGCTGGCCGACAGCGAGGAAGATCCGAAACACATGGAGCAGCACCGGTTTCGCCCGGAGATTGCCGCCGCCCTGCGCGGAGAGATGATGGCCTCCCGGCGCTACAGCAGCACGCTCCAGCGCCACATGCTGTACACGGCGGTGCCGGTCCTTGCCGACGACCGGGTGGTCGGCGTGGTGCGGACGGCCATCCCGGAAGACGCGGCCGAAGGGGGGATCGGGACGGTGACCGGGACGCTGGCCGGTGATGTGGTCGTCGGCGGACTGCTGTTGGTGCTGCTCGCGGCCGTGATCAGCCGCCTCGTTGCCCGGTCGGTGGTGCGCCCGATCGGCGACCTGCGCGCCGGCGCCGACCGGTTCGCGCGCGGCGAGTTCGACTATGCCCTTCCGGCGGCCGGGCATCAGGAAATCGCCGGGCTCGCCCAGGCGATGAACGAAATGGCCGCCCAGCTCCACGAGCGCATGGAGGCGATCGGCCGCCGGCGCAACGAACAGGAGGCCATTCTCGCCGCCATGGTCGAGGGAGTCCTGGCGGTCGATACCTCCGAACGTATCCTCACCCTGAATGCCGCCGCCGCCCGGCTGCTCCGCATCCGGCCCGAGGAGGCCGTCGGGCGGAGCGTGCCCGAGGTTGTGCGCAACAGCGAACTGCACCGCCTGGTCTCGGAGACGCTCCACTCCGGAGCGCCGGTGGAGGGGACGATCGAATTGGCCGGCGACGACGAGCGGCAGCTGCAGGTCCACGGCACCACGCTGCGCGACGGGTCGGGCAACGCCGCCGGCGGCGTGATCGTGCTCAACGACATCACCCGCCTGCGCCGTCTGGAAAACATCCGCACAGATTTCGTCGCCAATGTCTCCCACGAACTCCGCACGCCCGTCACCTCGATCAAGGGTTTTCTCGAGACGCTGCTCGACGGGGCGATGGACCGGCCCGAGGATGCGCGGCGCTTTCTTGAGATCATCAAGCGCCAGGCCGACCAGTTGAACAACATCATCGAGGATCTCCTCGCCCTCTCGCGCCTTGAGCAGGAGCGCGACGGCGAGGGGTGTGAGGTCACACGCCGGCCCGTGGGAGGCGTGCTGCGGTCGGCGGTGCAGAGCTGCGAATCCCGCGCCCGGGAGAAAGGGATTGCGCTCCTGTGCGAGGGCGACCTCGATCTCGTGGCCCCGATCAACCCCAGCCTGCTGGAGCAGGCGCTCGTCAATCTCCTGAGCAATGCGATCACCTACGGCCCGGCCGGCAGCACGGTGCGGGCGGGGGCGCGCCGGTCGGTCGAGGGCGTCGAGCTGTTCGTCGCCGATGAGGGGCCGGGGATCGAGCCGCGCTACCACGAGCGGATCTTCG
- a CDS encoding response regulator: protein MAKEPILVIEDEQDIQELIAYNLAREGYRVVRAVTGEDGLACARREPPALVLLDLMLPGVDGLEVCRQLKHSPATRAIPIVMLTAKGEESDIVAGLEMGADDYIAKPFSPKVLIARIRAVLRRKATGPEDAAARLAIHGFIIDPGRHEVSVDGRPVQLTHTEFQILHLLARRPGWVYTRYQIVNQVRGEDVIVTDRSVDVQIVGLRKKLGAAGRYIETVRGVGYRLREN, encoded by the coding sequence ATGGCGAAGGAACCGATTCTCGTCATCGAAGATGAACAGGACATCCAGGAGCTGATTGCCTACAACCTCGCCCGCGAGGGGTACCGCGTCGTGCGGGCGGTGACCGGCGAAGACGGTTTGGCCTGCGCCCGCCGGGAGCCGCCGGCGCTCGTGTTGCTGGACCTCATGCTGCCCGGCGTCGACGGTTTGGAGGTATGCCGCCAGTTGAAGCACAGCCCCGCCACCCGCGCGATCCCGATTGTCATGCTCACTGCCAAGGGGGAAGAGAGCGACATCGTCGCCGGGCTCGAAATGGGGGCCGATGACTATATCGCCAAGCCGTTCAGCCCCAAAGTGCTCATCGCGCGCATCCGGGCAGTGCTCCGGCGCAAGGCGACCGGGCCGGAGGACGCCGCGGCGCGGCTGGCCATTCACGGCTTCATCATCGACCCCGGGCGGCACGAGGTGAGCGTCGACGGCCGCCCGGTCCAACTCACGCACACCGAATTTCAGATCCTGCACCTCCTCGCGCGGCGGCCCGGATGGGTCTACACGCGGTACCAGATCGTCAACCAGGTGCGCGGCGAGGATGTGATCGTCACCGACCGGTCGGTCGATGTGCAGATTGTCGGTCTGCGCAAGAAACTGGGCGCGGCCGGCCGGTATATCGAAACCGTGCGGGGCGTCGGCTACCGCCTCCGGGAGAACTGA
- a CDS encoding sigma-54-dependent Fis family transcriptional regulator encodes MTVRILLADDDASLRRVLQFKLERQGFAVTAAGDGAEALDRLTRERFDLLLSDIRMPRLSGIELLERVRGVQPDLEVIFISAHAEVAQAVQAVKLGAFDYLTKPFEDEQLFVAIDKALEHRRLAEENRLLRGRLRGRDVMRKLVGVSRPFREMMALVEKIAPTDATVLIAGESGTGKEMIARAIHYGSHRADRELVVVNCAAIPRDLIESELFGHVRGAFTGAVRDKRGKFELADRGTLFLDEIAELSIDLQAKLLRAIQEKTIEPVGAEKPVEMDVRLIAATNVDLKERAARGRFREDLYYRLNVIPLRVPSLRERREDIPILVKEFARAFAPSAPLAVDAELMARLAAYAWPGNIRELENLIERMAILRRGEVLTTADLPPDFGRDVGPAEARPAAGDPEPERTLPETEKQLIIKALTRTGGNRSRAALQLGIPRHVLVYRMKKYGLHGPDA; translated from the coding sequence ATGACGGTGCGCATTCTTTTGGCCGACGACGACGCCTCACTGCGCCGCGTCCTCCAGTTCAAGCTGGAGCGGCAGGGGTTCGCGGTCACGGCGGCCGGCGACGGCGCCGAGGCTCTCGACCGCCTCACCCGGGAGCGTTTCGACCTGCTCCTCTCGGACATCAGGATGCCCCGGCTGTCCGGGATCGAACTGCTCGAGCGGGTGCGCGGCGTACAGCCGGATCTTGAGGTGATTTTCATCAGCGCCCACGCCGAGGTCGCCCAGGCGGTGCAGGCCGTCAAGCTCGGTGCCTTCGACTATCTCACCAAGCCGTTCGAGGACGAGCAGTTGTTCGTGGCCATCGACAAGGCCCTCGAGCATCGCCGGCTCGCCGAAGAAAACCGCCTCCTGCGGGGACGACTCCGGGGGCGCGACGTAATGCGGAAACTCGTGGGCGTCTCCCGCCCCTTCCGGGAGATGATGGCGCTGGTGGAGAAAATCGCGCCGACCGATGCGACGGTGCTGATTGCGGGAGAGTCGGGCACCGGCAAGGAGATGATCGCGCGGGCGATCCACTACGGCAGCCACCGGGCCGACCGGGAGTTGGTGGTCGTCAACTGCGCCGCCATCCCCAGGGATCTGATCGAATCGGAGCTGTTCGGGCACGTGCGGGGGGCGTTCACCGGGGCCGTGCGCGACAAGCGGGGGAAATTCGAGCTGGCCGACCGGGGGACGCTCTTTCTCGATGAAATCGCTGAGTTGTCGATCGACCTGCAGGCCAAGCTCCTCCGGGCGATTCAGGAGAAAACGATCGAGCCGGTCGGCGCGGAAAAGCCGGTCGAGATGGATGTCCGCCTGATCGCGGCGACCAATGTGGACCTCAAGGAGCGAGCCGCCCGGGGGAGATTCCGGGAGGATCTCTACTACCGGCTCAACGTCATTCCCCTCCGGGTGCCGAGCCTGCGCGAGCGGCGCGAGGATATCCCCATTCTCGTCAAGGAGTTCGCGCGCGCTTTCGCCCCCTCCGCGCCGCTGGCGGTCGATGCCGAGCTCATGGCGCGGCTGGCGGCGTACGCCTGGCCGGGCAATATCCGCGAACTCGAAAACCTGATCGAGCGCATGGCGATCCTCCGGCGCGGCGAGGTGCTCACGACCGCGGATTTGCCTCCGGATTTCGGCCGCGACGTCGGCCCGGCCGAGGCCCGCCCCGCCGCGGGCGACCCGGAACCGGAGCGCACCCTGCCGGAGACGGAGAAGCAACTCATCATCAAGGCGCTGACCCGCACCGGCGGCAATCGGTCGCGGGCCGCGCTGCAGCTCGGAATCCCGAGGCACGTTCTGGTGTACCGGATGAAGAAGTACGGCCTGCACGGCCCGGACGCCTGA